Proteins from one Syntrophaceae bacterium genomic window:
- the cas6e gene encoding type I-E CRISPR-associated protein Cas6/Cse3/CasE, with the protein MHLSKVMISGSTCRNPYEIHRALWRLFPEDADAQRDFLFRVEHSGQQSAEVLLQSIREPLPSPSKEVRLVACKEYPLLLRAGQRLRFLLVANPVKTIADEHGRLKGDGQEKKCRVPLLRDEDRQTWLTRKLNGFAVVEIAEVEKRPVLNFHKIREKRIGKIQPVVFQGILQVLNQDEFRNQIIKGIGPAKAFGCGLLSLARI; encoded by the coding sequence ATGCATTTGAGCAAAGTAATGATTAGCGGTTCGACATGCCGGAATCCTTACGAAATTCATCGCGCGTTATGGAGACTGTTCCCGGAAGATGCCGATGCGCAACGGGATTTTTTGTTTCGTGTAGAGCATTCCGGACAGCAAAGTGCCGAAGTATTGCTTCAATCCATTCGTGAACCATTGCCATCGCCATCAAAAGAGGTCCGTCTCGTCGCCTGCAAGGAATATCCTCTGTTATTGCGTGCAGGACAGCGGTTGCGTTTTTTGCTGGTTGCCAACCCGGTGAAAACGATTGCTGACGAGCATGGACGATTAAAGGGGGATGGCCAGGAGAAAAAATGCCGTGTCCCATTATTGCGTGACGAAGACCGACAGACTTGGTTAACCAGAAAACTAAACGGTTTTGCTGTGGTTGAAATTGCTGAAGTGGAAAAACGGCCTGTTCTGAATTTCCACAAGATTAGAGAAAAGCGAATCGGAAAGATACAACCTGTCGTTTTCCAAGGGATATTACAGGTCCTCAATCAAGATGAATTCAGGAACCAGATAATCAAGGGAATCGGCCCAGCCAAGGCCTTCGGATGTGGGCTTCTCTCTCTCGCAAGGATCTAA
- a CDS encoding Bro-N domain-containing protein, with translation MRRTLHNSEWWFAIVDIVAVLTDSIDPAGYVKDIRRRDAELSKGWGQIATPLWIETPGGKQKANCANTEGIFRIIQSIPSPKAEPFKRWLARVGYEWLQEIEDPELATKRTRALYKAKGYSNNWIEKRMRQEILITLRTKESRPCNLSSRP, from the coding sequence ATCAGACGAACACTTCACAACAGTGAATGGTGGTTCGCAATTGTCGATATTGTTGCCGTATTGACAGATTCTATCGATCCTGCCGGTTATGTAAAAGATATTCGTCGTCGTGACGCTGAGTTATCCAAAGGGTGGGGGCAAATTGCCACCCCCCTTTGGATTGAAACGCCGGGTGGAAAGCAAAAAGCCAACTGCGCCAACACCGAGGGCATTTTCCGCATCATCCAGTCTATCCCCTCCCCCAAGGCGGAGCCGTTCAAGCGATGGCTGGCACGGGTCGGTTATGAATGGTTACAGGAGATCGAAGATCCCGAACTGGCAACAAAACGGACGCGAGCGCTTTACAAGGCTAAGGGTTATTCCAACAACTGGATCGAAAAAAGAATGCGGCAAGAAATCCTGATTACCTTGAGAACAAAGGAGTCGCGACCATGCAACCTCTCCTCCCGCCCCTGA
- the cas5e gene encoding type I-E CRISPR-associated protein Cas5/CasD — protein sequence MGDYLILKLYGPMQAWGEHTFEGYRPSANLPSRSALLGLLGACLGIKRNDRERQQQLAQSICFAVCKEDRFLIRHSGKKYALQTVKLVDYHTVKEARKDYTGLKTHETIQTWREYLFDAFYTVAVWNIEPAFISLNELEQAVKKPLFTPYLGRRCCPLSRPLFETRVVAENAQTALWSMTSDSGTIYSEEQGAVRTIRMRDVPLVNQPRQFASRNVYIYGGRNAFEQSND from the coding sequence ATGGGGGACTATCTGATCCTGAAGCTGTATGGGCCGATGCAAGCCTGGGGAGAGCATACGTTCGAGGGATATCGCCCGTCGGCAAACCTCCCTTCCAGGAGCGCTCTGCTTGGACTACTCGGCGCTTGCCTAGGAATAAAACGCAATGATCGAGAACGCCAGCAACAATTGGCCCAAAGTATCTGTTTCGCAGTATGTAAGGAAGATCGTTTCCTGATAAGGCACAGCGGGAAGAAGTACGCGTTACAGACGGTTAAACTTGTTGATTATCACACCGTAAAAGAAGCAAGGAAGGACTATACTGGCCTCAAGACCCATGAGACCATTCAAACATGGCGAGAGTATCTCTTCGATGCATTTTACACTGTCGCAGTCTGGAACATAGAGCCAGCTTTCATTTCACTCAATGAACTTGAGCAGGCGGTCAAAAAACCCCTGTTCACACCATATCTGGGACGTCGCTGTTGCCCCCTGTCTCGTCCGCTATTTGAAACACGAGTTGTGGCAGAGAACGCACAAACAGCACTTTGGAGCATGACTTCAGATAGCGGCACAATCTACAGCGAAGAACAAGGGGCTGTAAGGACAATCCGCATGCGCGATGTCCCCCTTGTGAATCAGCCTCGTCAATTTGCCAGCCGCAATGTTTACATCTATGGAGGAAGGAATGCATTTGAGCAAAGTAATGATTAG
- the cas1e gene encoding type I-E CRISPR-associated endonuclease Cas1 — MQPLLPPLKPIPIKDRVSVLFVEKGNLDVLDGAFVLVDKNGIRTHIPVGGVACLMMEPGIRVSHAAVTLASRTGCLLVWTGEGGVRLYASGQPGGARADRLLYQARLALDDTARLKVVRKMYTLRFKEEPPERRSVEQLRGIEGVRVRKMYELLARQHGVTWKSRNYNHDEWGSGDVPNRCLSAATSCLYGICEAAILAAGYAPAVGFIHTGKPQSFVYDIADIFKFDTVVPVAFRIAARSPRDPEREVRLACRDAFRQSRILHRIIPTIEEVLASGELKMPEPAPESIEPAIPNKEGLGDAGHRG, encoded by the coding sequence ATGCAACCTCTCCTCCCGCCCCTGAAGCCAATCCCGATCAAAGATCGTGTTTCAGTCCTGTTCGTCGAGAAGGGGAACCTCGATGTCCTGGATGGCGCATTCGTTCTCGTGGACAAGAACGGAATCCGAACCCACATTCCTGTCGGCGGCGTTGCCTGTCTGATGATGGAACCCGGAATCAGGGTGTCTCACGCAGCGGTGACCCTGGCATCACGGACAGGCTGTCTCCTTGTCTGGACCGGGGAGGGAGGCGTGCGGCTCTATGCCTCCGGCCAGCCTGGTGGTGCCCGGGCGGATCGTCTTCTTTACCAGGCCAGGCTGGCTCTGGACGATACAGCCCGGCTCAAGGTAGTCCGCAAGATGTACACCCTCCGCTTCAAGGAAGAACCGCCTGAAAGGCGCAGTGTGGAGCAGCTTCGAGGGATCGAGGGAGTCAGGGTCCGCAAGATGTATGAACTGCTGGCCAGGCAACACGGTGTTACCTGGAAGAGTCGGAATTACAATCACGATGAATGGGGCAGCGGCGATGTTCCGAATCGCTGCCTGTCCGCGGCGACGTCTTGCCTGTATGGTATCTGCGAAGCGGCGATCTTGGCCGCGGGCTATGCGCCGGCTGTAGGTTTCATCCATACAGGGAAACCGCAGTCTTTCGTCTACGATATCGCAGATATTTTCAAGTTCGATACGGTTGTTCCCGTGGCTTTCAGGATTGCTGCCCGATCCCCCCGGGATCCCGAACGGGAGGTCCGCCTCGCCTGTCGCGATGCTTTCCGCCAATCCAGGATTCTGCATCGAATCATCCCGACCATTGAGGAAGTCCTCGCTTCCGGCGAGTTGAAAATGCCGGAGCCGGCGCCTGAATCCATCGAACCAGCAATACCCAATAAGGAGGGACTCGGCGATGCTGGTCATCGTGGTTGA
- the cas2 gene encoding type I-E CRISPR-associated endoribonuclease Cas2, translating to MLVIVVENVPPRLRGRLAIWLLEVRAGIYVGKASRRIREMIWSQIEKGVADGNAVMAWSTNTESGFDFMTLGANRRIPVEMDGIKLVSFLPEESRKDIVKQ from the coding sequence ATGCTGGTCATCGTGGTTGAAAATGTCCCTCCACGGCTGCGGGGGAGACTCGCCATCTGGCTTCTGGAAGTTCGGGCGGGAATATACGTTGGAAAAGCATCCCGCCGGATCCGGGAAATGATCTGGAGTCAAATCGAAAAAGGGGTGGCGGATGGAAATGCCGTCATGGCCTGGAGCACCAATACGGAATCAGGTTTTGATTTCATGACCCTTGGAGCCAATCGGCGGATTCCCGTCGAAATGGACGGCATCAAGCTCGTTTCATTCCTGCCGGAGGAATCGAGAAAGGACATCGTCAAGCAATAA
- the casB gene encoding type I-E CRISPR-associated protein Cse2/CasB, translating to MRQTHDFMELYQAWQRLTSGPKAELRRVSHPENLLAIPAFYRLYSGRGKTEWEKQAYQRLIYCLPCIKEHTDRPVTLGAALADIRKGGRTVVSEKRLFQVVRSNFPNDIIQLRRVLRMVEPTVNWQKTAMTLWYWNERSKRDFLEQFFLNQTN from the coding sequence ATGAGACAAACGCATGACTTCATGGAGTTGTATCAGGCATGGCAGAGATTGACATCCGGACCGAAGGCCGAACTACGCCGCGTCAGCCACCCTGAAAACCTCTTGGCAATCCCCGCTTTTTATCGATTGTACAGTGGAAGGGGGAAAACGGAATGGGAAAAGCAAGCCTATCAGAGGCTTATTTATTGCCTCCCCTGTATCAAGGAGCATACGGACAGACCGGTCACGCTGGGCGCTGCACTGGCCGATATCCGTAAGGGCGGCCGTACAGTGGTTAGTGAAAAGAGGCTGTTCCAAGTTGTCCGAAGCAACTTTCCAAACGACATAATCCAGTTACGCCGGGTACTCCGCATGGTTGAGCCAACCGTAAACTGGCAAAAAACAGCTATGACTCTCTGGTACTGGAACGAACGAAGCAAACGTGATTTTCTCGAACAGTTCTTTCTTAATCAAACAAACTGA
- the cas7e gene encoding type I-E CRISPR-associated protein Cas7/Cse4/CasC has protein sequence MKNFINFHVLISHSPSCLNRDDMNMQKSAVFGGVRRVRISSQSLKRAMRKSEYYGKHLGETSIRSRDLALLKDQFHTLLRDEFDEATINDAIERFAKTKPSGNQDENLDERVPDDSDDNRLAVAPWMKEEFKIICQIVKDIRAEGLSDEETEKAKQLYEKQKGKKKKALDHFRDDALDKKIRKRLEDNRTALRQAMRSAIDVALSGRMATSGLMTTIEGALAVAHILTTHAVDADIDWFTAVDDLQELGSGHLDTQEFSSGVFYRYASLNLKQLQDNLGNAPREKALEIAAHVLHMMATVVPSAKQHSFAAHNLADLVLVSFSDIPVSLANAFEEPVRSNGNGFRAVSIRALLNYWQQIHSGYGLEERCGSFVLGQFETPQGIDRKSTLDNLKEWVRGDGEV, from the coding sequence ATGAAAAATTTTATCAATTTCCACGTGTTGATCTCCCACAGTCCCTCCTGCCTCAACCGCGATGACATGAACATGCAGAAATCGGCTGTTTTCGGTGGTGTCCGCCGGGTAAGAATCTCAAGCCAGAGTCTCAAGCGTGCCATGCGCAAGAGCGAGTACTATGGAAAGCATCTAGGAGAAACGAGCATTCGCAGTCGCGACCTCGCATTGCTGAAAGATCAGTTCCATACGTTGTTAAGAGATGAGTTCGATGAAGCAACCATCAATGATGCTATAGAAAGATTCGCAAAAACTAAACCAAGTGGCAATCAAGACGAAAATCTGGATGAACGAGTGCCGGATGATTCCGATGATAATAGACTTGCAGTAGCTCCATGGATGAAAGAAGAATTCAAGATAATTTGCCAGATAGTTAAAGATATTAGGGCAGAAGGATTATCTGACGAGGAAACGGAAAAAGCGAAACAACTTTATGAAAAACAGAAGGGGAAAAAGAAGAAGGCTCTCGATCATTTTCGCGATGATGCATTAGATAAGAAAATTAGAAAAAGATTAGAAGATAACCGAACAGCATTACGACAAGCCATGAGATCAGCAATAGATGTAGCGCTCTCCGGCAGGATGGCTACTTCAGGCTTGATGACAACCATTGAAGGAGCTCTGGCTGTCGCCCATATATTGACCACTCACGCCGTCGACGCCGATATCGATTGGTTCACGGCTGTCGATGATCTGCAGGAACTCGGGTCGGGCCACCTTGATACGCAGGAATTTTCGAGCGGTGTCTTTTACCGATATGCCAGCCTTAATCTGAAGCAGTTACAGGACAATCTGGGAAACGCACCAAGAGAAAAGGCGCTGGAAATCGCCGCACACGTGCTGCACATGATGGCGACGGTCGTCCCTTCGGCAAAGCAGCACAGCTTTGCCGCTCACAATTTGGCTGACCTCGTTCTCGTTTCTTTTTCCGACATTCCGGTCTCGCTGGCCAATGCCTTCGAAGAACCGGTCCGCTCCAATGGAAACGGTTTTCGTGCGGTATCCATCAGGGCGCTCTTGAACTACTGGCAACAGATCCATAGCGGATATGGACTGGAAGAGCGCTGCGGTTCGTTTGTACTCGGCCAATTCGAGACACCACAAGGAATCGACCGCAAATCAACGCTCGATAATCTGAAAGAATGGGTTCGCGGAGACGGCGAGGTGTAA